A genomic window from Castor canadensis chromosome 18, mCasCan1.hap1v2, whole genome shotgun sequence includes:
- the LOC109690502 gene encoding D-dopachrome decarboxylase-like, with translation MPVIELDTNLPANSIPMGLEKRLCSATAAILGKPEHLVNVTVRPSLMTMLMFRSTEPCAQLLVFSFGVVDTAEKNQGHSAGFFEFLTKELALGQDRILTRFYPVEPWQTGKDGTVVTFLQLA, from the exons ATGCCAGTCATTGAGTTGGACACGAACTTGCCTGCCAACAGCATACCCATGGGGTTAGAGAAGAGGCTCTGCTCGGCCACCGCTGCCATCCTAGGCAAACCTGAGCAC CTTGTGAACGTGACAGTGAGGCCCAGCCTGATGACCATGTTGATGTTCAGAtccacagagccctgtgctcAGTTGCTGGTTTTCTCTTTTGGTGTGGTGGACACTGCAGAGAAGAACCAAGGCCACAGTGCTGGCTTCTTTGAGTTCCTCACCAAGGAGTTGGCCCTAGGCCAGGACCG GATACTTACTCGCTTTTATCCAGTGGAGCCCTGGCAGACTGGCAAGGATGGGACAGTTGTTACCTTTTTACAACTGGCATAA
- the LOC109690503 gene encoding D-dopachrome decarboxylase-like: MPTIELDTNLPANRLPAGLEKRLCAAAAAILGKPEHHVNLTVRPGLTMSLFGSTEPCAQLLVSSIGVVGTAEENRGHSARLFQFLTKELALGQDRILIRFYPVEPWQIGKDGTVVTFLQLT, encoded by the exons ATGCCAACCATTGAGCTGGACACGAATTTGCCTGCTAACCGCCTACCCGCTGGTTTAGAGAAGCGGCTCTGTGCAGCCGCCGCCGCCATCCTGGGCAAACCCGAGCAC CACGTGAACTTGACAGTGAGGCCTGGCCTGACCATGTCGCTGTTCGGATCCACAGAACCCTGTGCTCAGTTACTTGTATCCTCCATTGGTGTGGTGGGTACAGCGGAGGAGAACCGAGGCCACAGTGCTCGCTTATTCCAGTTCCTCACCAAGGAGCTGGCTCTGGGCCAGGACCG GATACTCATTCGCTTTTATCCAGTGGAGCCCTGGCAGATTGGCAAAGACGGGACGGTTGTTACTTTTTTGCAATTGACATAA